A region from the Paenibacillus humicola genome encodes:
- a CDS encoding oxidoreductase, with amino-acid sequence MTTTIGYATTPQAPIPSGFGHNTTAAEALGGRNLKGKTAIVTGGYSGIGLETVRVLAEAGATVVVPARTLEKARASLAGIPRVELQELDLINPASIDAFAQRFLDSGRPLNILVNSAGIMVPPLTRDARGYESQFATNHLGHFQLAARLWPALKQAGGARVVSVSSSALRLGGVNFDDPNFERREYDRWIAYAQSKSANALFAVELDKRGYTSGVRAFSLHPGIIDTDLSRHLSDDEMLAIYARDKQGRRVENRNLKTIEQGAATSIWCATSPQLDGKGGVYCEDVDIAKVVPADTPTEQPGVVAWAIDPVKAERLWRLSEDMTGVKFET; translated from the coding sequence ATGACTACAACGATCGGATATGCGACGACTCCTCAGGCACCGATACCATCGGGCTTCGGGCATAATACCACCGCGGCGGAAGCGCTTGGCGGGCGCAATCTGAAGGGAAAAACCGCTATCGTTACGGGTGGTTACTCGGGAATTGGGCTGGAGACCGTTCGCGTTCTGGCCGAAGCGGGAGCGACGGTAGTCGTACCTGCGCGTACGCTGGAAAAGGCCCGCGCCTCGCTTGCCGGCATTCCGCGAGTGGAGCTGCAGGAATTGGATCTCATTAACCCGGCGTCCATCGACGCTTTTGCGCAGCGATTTCTTGATTCGGGACGCCCGTTAAATATACTCGTCAACAGCGCCGGCATTATGGTACCTCCGTTGACGCGGGACGCCCGCGGATATGAATCCCAGTTCGCAACCAACCATCTGGGACATTTTCAACTCGCGGCGCGGCTCTGGCCGGCCTTGAAACAGGCGGGCGGAGCCAGGGTGGTCTCCGTTTCATCGTCAGCCTTGCGCTTAGGCGGCGTCAATTTCGACGATCCGAACTTCGAGCGCAGGGAGTATGACAGATGGATCGCTTATGCACAATCCAAATCGGCCAATGCGCTTTTTGCCGTCGAACTGGACAAGCGCGGGTATACATCCGGCGTACGTGCCTTCTCTTTGCACCCCGGCATCATCGATACCGATCTGTCTCGCCATCTGTCGGATGATGAGATGCTTGCGATCTACGCGCGTGACAAACAGGGACGCCGCGTAGAGAATCGCAATTTAAAAACGATTGAGCAGGGAGCGGCGACAAGCATATGGTGCGCCACTAGCCCTCAACTAGACGGCAAAGGCGGCGTTTACTGCGAAGATGTTGATATCGCCAAAGTCGTGCCTGCCGATACCCCGACAGAGCAGCCGGGCGTCGTGGCATGGGCCATTGATCCCGTTAAAGCGGAGCGGCTGTGGCGGCTCAGCGAGGACATGACCGGCGTGAAATTCGAGACCTGA
- a CDS encoding oxidoreductase, with product MTTQNHTALQTPLPSGFGPRTTAKEALGNQNLTGKTVIVTGGYSGLGLETVKVLASAGARVIVPVRTLEKAQAALSAVPGVELERLDLMDPASIDAFSERFLATGQPLHILINSAGIMATPLVRDSRGFESQLATNHLGHFQLVLRLWPALKKAEGARIVSVSSRAHQLAGFDFEDPNFNTRAYDKWLAYAQSKTANALFAVAMDKRGEPHGVRAFSVHPGTIVTDLARNLTDEELRSMGALNERGERVFAEYNNELKTIEEGAATSVWCAVHPQLDGKGGVYCENVDIAAITNTPHTPGVFEWAVNEADAERLWTLSEQLIGLKFVV from the coding sequence ATGACGACTCAAAATCATACCGCGCTTCAAACGCCGCTTCCGTCCGGCTTCGGGCCGCGGACGACTGCGAAGGAAGCCTTAGGAAATCAAAATCTCACCGGCAAGACTGTCATCGTGACGGGAGGGTATTCCGGACTTGGCCTGGAAACCGTCAAAGTGCTTGCCTCTGCAGGTGCAAGGGTCATCGTGCCCGTCCGAACTCTCGAGAAAGCGCAGGCTGCTTTAAGTGCGGTTCCAGGCGTGGAACTGGAACGATTGGACCTTATGGACCCTGCGTCCATCGATGCGTTTTCCGAACGGTTCCTCGCTACCGGCCAGCCTCTGCATATCCTGATCAATTCTGCCGGGATCATGGCGACTCCGCTCGTTCGCGATTCGCGGGGGTTTGAATCCCAACTTGCGACGAATCATTTGGGGCATTTTCAGCTTGTGCTGCGGTTGTGGCCGGCGCTTAAGAAAGCGGAAGGAGCACGAATCGTTTCCGTATCGTCACGTGCCCATCAGCTCGCCGGCTTCGATTTCGAAGATCCCAACTTCAATACACGCGCTTATGACAAATGGCTTGCGTACGCGCAATCCAAGACAGCCAACGCACTGTTTGCCGTAGCAATGGACAAGCGCGGAGAACCGCATGGCGTGCGGGCATTTTCCGTTCATCCGGGCACAATCGTGACGGACTTGGCTCGTAATTTAACCGACGAGGAATTGCGTTCGATGGGCGCGTTGAATGAGCGGGGAGAGCGCGTCTTTGCCGAGTATAACAATGAACTCAAGACGATCGAAGAAGGCGCAGCCACGTCTGTCTGGTGCGCAGTCCATCCTCAGCTCGACGGGAAAGGCGGCGTCTATTGTGAGAATGTGGATATTGCGGCCATCACGAATACCCCACACACGCCCGGCGTATTTGAATGGGCGGTCAACGAAGCGGACGCCGAGCGTCTCTGGACATTAAGCGAACAATTAATCGGCTTGAAATTCGTCGTCTAA
- a CDS encoding small acid-soluble spore protein P, with protein MSKPDSVPVPVPGEQTGRVSEDHNPPQEPLSGSKKTKQANHSRHNNGEG; from the coding sequence ATGAGCAAGCCGGATAGTGTACCGGTGCCTGTACCTGGCGAGCAGACCGGAAGAGTAAGCGAGGATCATAACCCGCCGCAGGAGCCGTTGTCGGGCTCGAAAAAAACGAAGCAGGCCAATCATTCCCGGCACAACAACGGGGAAGGGTAA
- a CDS encoding AraC family transcriptional regulator: protein MTSETRRLWKSFMEEARVRVNTVEYTKVDSSWRYIDFVPEFNRLYLIEEGEGLIRIEDTEYYPSSRQLVLMPAGIRQSYSTISDHTFGKYWCHFTAYVGDLRLFDVLKTPTIVRVADDERWGRWVKLFRSLRQELRSDSFTAGLRVQSIMLELIASFIEQADDATFAPTSAAVDKIHSIIRYMEQHLEDQHTVEELARIVHYHPNYFIRVFKQFTGRSPIQYLNALRLERAKNWLAATDTSVSEIAENVGMTLFYFSRFFKEQTGFTPSSYRRMNRN from the coding sequence ATGACGAGTGAAACCAGGCGGCTGTGGAAAAGCTTCATGGAGGAAGCGCGCGTCCGCGTGAACACGGTCGAGTATACGAAAGTCGATTCCTCCTGGAGGTACATCGATTTTGTGCCGGAATTCAACCGGCTGTATTTAATCGAAGAAGGCGAAGGGCTTATCCGGATCGAGGATACGGAATATTATCCCTCCTCGCGACAGCTCGTCCTTATGCCGGCCGGCATCCGCCAAAGCTATTCGACGATCAGCGATCACACCTTCGGCAAATATTGGTGCCATTTTACCGCCTACGTAGGCGATCTTCGGCTGTTCGATGTGCTGAAGACGCCGACGATCGTTCGCGTCGCGGACGACGAGCGGTGGGGGCGCTGGGTGAAGCTGTTCCGGAGCTTGAGGCAGGAGCTGCGCAGCGACAGCTTTACGGCCGGCTTGCGGGTCCAATCGATCATGCTCGAGCTCATCGCTTCCTTTATCGAACAGGCGGACGATGCGACGTTCGCCCCCACTTCGGCGGCGGTCGACAAAATCCATAGCATCATCCGTTATATGGAGCAGCACCTGGAAGATCAGCACACCGTCGAGGAGCTGGCACGAATCGTCCATTATCATCCGAATTATTTTATCCGCGTATTCAAGCAGTTCACCGGCCGTTCGCCGATTCAATATTTGAATGCGCTGCGCCTGGAACGGGCAAAAAACTGGTTGGCCGCTACCGACACCTCGGTATCCGAAATCGCGGAAAATGTCGGCATGACGCTGTTTTACTTCTCCCGGTTTTTTAAGGAACAGACCGGGTTTACGCCCTCATCCTACCGTCGGATGAATCGCAATTAA